In a single window of the Notamacropus eugenii isolate mMacEug1 chromosome 4, mMacEug1.pri_v2, whole genome shotgun sequence genome:
- the LOC140502212 gene encoding olfactory receptor 1f45-like has protein sequence MEGENQSRVSEFILLGFSEQPEQERILFLVFLIMYLISGLGNLLIILAIRTDSRLHTPMYFFLTNLSLVDICFTSTTIPKMLVSYLSGNKAILYISCLAQVFFFTWSAIVDSMFLVSMAYDRYMAICTPLHYNMVLTPKVCVLLVVVCWFGASANALTHTILLSQLSFCGHTEIHHFFCDINVVIRLACSDTFINALVIYTMGGLTTVIPFIGILISYIHIFVAVLRIPSAQGKWKVFSTCGSHITVVCLFYGTIIRVYFNPMSPHTAQQDTASAVMYTVVTPMLNPFIYSLRNNDMKGALRMLFTRKSDLSLRVGNILLGFLTLQFHCCDKRFSKNLH, from the coding sequence ATGGAAGGAGAAAATCAGTCAAGAGTCTCTGAATTCATCCTCCTGGGCTTTTCAGAACAGCCAGAGCAGGAAAGGATCCTGTTCCTTGTGTTCCTGATTATGTATCTGATCTCAGGGCTGGGGAATTTGCTCATCATTCTGGCCATTAGGACAGACTCACGTCTCCACACCCCCATGTATTTCTTTCTTACCAACTTGTCCCTGGTCGACATATGCTTCACCTCCACCACTATCCCCAAGATGTTGGTTAGTTATCTGTCTGGGAACAAAGCAATACTTTACATTAGCTGCTTGGCACAAGTATTCTTCTTCACTTGGTCTGCAATAGTAGATAGTATGTTCCTTGTCTCCATGGCCTATGACCGCTACATGGCTATCTGTACGCCATTACACTATAACATGGTACTAACCCCAAAAGTCTGTGTCCTTCTGGTAGTAGTGTGCTGGTTTGGGGCTTCTGCTAATGCCCTCACACATACTATTCTGCTGTCCCAACTCTCATTCTGTGGCCACACTGAAATCCATCATTTCTTCTGTGACATCAATGTGGTGATAAGATTGGCCTGCTCAGATACCTTCATTAATGCTTTGGTGATCTATACTATGGGAGGACTGACAACTGTAATTCCATTCATTGGTATTCTAATCTCCTACATTCATATTTTTGTGGCTGTGCTGAGGATCCCATCAGCTCAAGGGAAATGGAAAGTATTCTCTACCTGTGGTTCTCACATCACTGTGGTCTGTCTCTTCTATGGGACAATCATTAGAGTGTATTTTAACCCAATGTCTCCCCACACAGCACAACAGGACACAGCATCAGCTGTGATGTACACTGTGGTCACCCCCATGCTGAACCCTTTCATCTATAGCCTAAGGAACAATGATATGAAAGGAGCACTGAGGATGCTCTTTACCAGAAAGTCAGATCTCTCTTTGAGAGTAGGAAACATCCTCCTGGGCTTTCTCACACTGCAGTTTCACTGTTGTGATAAAAGGTTCTCAAAGAATCTTCACTAG